TCTGATGTGGACCCGGGCAACCCTGTTTGCCGCTGCGCTGGCGATCGCCGGCGCAGCGGCGGCGGCCGAACCGTCGCAGCCGGACGTCACGGTTGCGGGCGAGATCAGCGGCGCCGATCATCAGACCTATCGCGAAGTGCCGTTCGACGTGCCCGAGGGCACCGAACGGATCACCGTGACGCTGACCTATGACAAGGCGAACCGGACGGTCGTCGACATGGGGGTCTGGGATCCGGCGCGTTTCCGTGGCTGGAGCGGCGGCACGCGCGACCGCTTCACGATCGCGCCGAGCGATGCGACGCCCGGCTATCTTGCCGGGGCGCTGCCGTCGGGACGCTGGCGCGTGTTGCTGGGCGTTCCCAACGCGCGAAAGGACAGCCGGGCGGCCTATTCGGTCAATGTCTTCTTCGATCGCGCAGGGCAGTCGCGCGCCAGCGCCGCGATCGCCGATCCGCCGATCAAAACCGAACCGGGTTGGTATCGCGGCGACCTTCACATGCACGATGCGCACAGCGACGGCAGCTGCCAAAGCCGCGGCGGCCGAAAAGTGCCGTGCCCGCTGTTCCGTACCGTCCTCGCCGCCGCCGATGCGGGGCTCGATTTCATCGCGGTCACCGACCACAACACCACCGCGCATTTCGGCGGCCTGCGCGAGCTCCAGCCCTATTTCGACACGATGCTGCTGATCCCCGGTATCGAGGTGACGACATTCGGCGGCCACGCCAATATTTTCGGCCCCGCCCGTTTCGTCGATTTTCGCGTCGGGACGGCCGGCGTGCCCGATGTCGACGCCTTGCAGCGCGACGCCGCAGCATCGGGCGCGATCCTGTCGCTCAATCATCCCGCCCTGCCATCGGGTGAGCAGTGCATGGGCTGCGGCTGGACCTGGCCCGACACCGATTACGACAAGGTTGCCGCGATCGAGGCGATCAACGGGACGATGACCGAGGGCCCCTTCGCCGGGCTTGGTTTCTGGTATGCGCGGCTGAACGAAGGGCACCGGCTGACCGGCATTGCAGCCAGC
This DNA window, taken from Sphingopyxis sp. PAMC25046, encodes the following:
- a CDS encoding CehA/McbA family metallohydrolase; its protein translation is MWTRATLFAAALAIAGAAAAAEPSQPDVTVAGEISGADHQTYREVPFDVPEGTERITVTLTYDKANRTVVDMGVWDPARFRGWSGGTRDRFTIAPSDATPGYLAGALPSGRWRVLLGVPNARKDSRAAYSVNVFFDRAGQSRASAAIADPPIKTEPGWYRGDLHMHDAHSDGSCQSRGGRKVPCPLFRTVLAAADAGLDFIAVTDHNTTAHFGGLRELQPYFDTMLLIPGIEVTTFGGHANIFGPARFVDFRVGTAGVPDVDALQRDAAASGAILSLNHPALPSGEQCMGCGWTWPDTDYDKVAAIEAINGTMTEGPFAGLGFWYARLNEGHRLTGIAASDNHDPDVAPGKSPPGPAPIGRPRTVVHARALSTPAILNGIRAGNVFIDVEGTRTRLLEVEAAADGRRAAMGEVLPGRRPTTIRAHIRDAAGSSAELILNGQPTGARHPVASDDARLTLVLKAEKACGWAAVNVRSSEGKLLLVGNPVYLSCDTVRPQ